The following proteins are encoded in a genomic region of Arachis stenosperma cultivar V10309 chromosome 4, arast.V10309.gnm1.PFL2, whole genome shotgun sequence:
- the LOC130975272 gene encoding uncharacterized protein LOC130975272 encodes MATKNHEASIKSLERQIGQISKQISVARPSSSLPSDTIANPKEECKAIQLRSRRTLMSNNDTTKKQAESIKEPIEDEKQTKADEAKEQFVRPNKSTEKFKEKDNQPQSSREMTQGQQQSEKSITSPLPYPQRFKKEAKDQHFHKFLEIFNKLEINIPLAEALEQMPLWDEKETVSLTEECKALIQKGLPPKLEDPGSFLLPCTIGNLTITKAMCDLGASINLIPSSLVKKLHIEEVKPVQISLELVGKSMVYPRGVIENLLVKVDSFIYPADFVVLNSNEDDGDSVILGRPFLATARAIIDVEEGELTLKMHDQSVTLKVLPEAQFSKEKKDYMKSDKGESQLKEENEKESHSNIPKIKVVQTDEGTQEDIGVLATEKRGPQGKPTTRKERSTKGKMKRRNKTKMGWKNRKIPTEGLSKGDKVQLIYQQLGTNQQTEDYYTVSNILSLEHAEIEHQRTKKRITVRGDKLRLYKHQPP; translated from the exons ATGGCAACCAAAAACCATGAAGCATCAATAAAAAGCCTAGAGAGGCAGATCGGGCAAATCTCCAAGCAAATTTCTGTTGcgagaccttcaagctcactgccCAGTGACACAATCGCAAATCCTAAGGAGGAATGCAAGGCAATACAATTAAGGAGTAGGAGAACATTGatgagcaacaatgacactaCAAAGAAGCAAGCAGAAAGCATCAAAGAACCGATAGAGGATGAGAAGCAAACAAAGGCAGATGAAGCTAAGGAGCAATTTGTGAGGCCAAATAAAAGCACTGAGAAATTCAAAGAGAAGGACAACCAGCCACAGAGTTCAAGGGAAATGACTCAGGGACAGCAGCAATCAGAAAAGAGCATCACATCTCcactgccatatcctcagagattCAAAAAAGAGGCTAAGGACCAGCATTTCCACAAGTTCCTTGAGATCTTCAATAAGCTAGAAATCAATATCCCCTTAGccgaagcacttgagcaaatgcctct cTGGGATGAGAAAGAAACCGTATcactcactgaagaatgcaaaGCCTTGATTCAAAAAGGGCTTCCTCCTAAGCTTGAGGACCCAGGAAGCTTCTTGTTGCCTTGCACCATTGGGAATTTGACCATTACTAAAGCAATGTGCGATCtcggagcaagtattaatttgATACCATCTTCCCTGGTGAAAAAGCTGCATATAGAGGAAGTCAAACCAGTACAAATATCTTTGGAGCTGGTAGGTAAGTCAATGGTATACCCCAGGGGTGTAATTGAAAATCTTTTGGTCAAGGTGGATAGTTTTATATACCCTGCTGATTTTGTGGTTCTGAATTCAAATGAGGATGATGGTGACTCGGTTATactgggaaggccattcttgGCCACAGCTAGAGCTATCATAGATGTAGAGGAAGGGGAATTAACTCTCAAGATGCACGATCAGAGTGTCACTCTAAAGGTATTACCAGAGGCACAATTTAGCAAGGAGAAGAAAGACTATATGAAAAGTGACAAGGGAGAATCACAGTTGaaggaagaaaatgaaaaggaGAGTCACAGCAACATCCCAAAGATAAAAGTTGTGCAGACTGATGAAGGAACCCAAGAGGATATTGGAGTGTTAGCCACTGAGAAGAGAGGTCCCCAAGGGAAGCCTACGACCAGAAAAGAAAGGTCAACAAAAGGAAAGATGAAACGCAGAAACAAGACAAAAATGGGTTGGAAGAATAGAAAGATTCCAACAGAAGGgctttccaaaggtgacaaagtgCAACTAatatatcaacagctggggACAAACCAACAAACTGAGGACTACTACACCGTCAGCAACATACTCTCATTAGAGCATGCTGAAATCGAACACCAGAGAACAAAGAAGAGGATCACAGTCAGGGGAGACAAATTGAGGCTCTACaagcaccaaccaccataa